In Prevotella sp. oral taxon 475, one DNA window encodes the following:
- a CDS encoding RNase H family protein, with amino-acid sequence MYSPVNPPSHRQDTVLPLPLEVKAEAWAVDAACSGNPGPMEYRAIDLQTGYPVFHFGPVHGTNNIGEFLAIVHALALMQQQGIRGKVVYSDSYNAILWVRKKKCKTKLARTPQTEALFQVIERAERWLQTHDVSTPIVKWETAKWGEIPADFGRK; translated from the coding sequence ATGTATTCCCCTGTCAATCCCCCTTCTCACCGCCAAGACACAGTTCTTCCGCTGCCTCTCGAGGTAAAGGCTGAGGCGTGGGCAGTGGATGCGGCTTGTTCGGGCAACCCAGGGCCGATGGAATATCGTGCCATCGACCTGCAAACGGGCTATCCCGTGTTCCACTTCGGTCCTGTACACGGCACCAATAACATCGGCGAATTTCTCGCCATCGTTCATGCCTTGGCCCTGATGCAGCAACAAGGTATTCGCGGAAAGGTGGTCTATTCGGACAGCTATAACGCCATTTTGTGGGTGCGAAAGAAGAAATGCAAAACCAAACTGGCACGCACTCCCCAAACCGAAGCTCTCTTCCAAGTGATAGAACGGGCCGAACGATGGTTGCAAACCCACGATGTCAGCACCCCGATTGTCAAGTGGGAAACAGCGAAATGGGGCGAAATACCGGCCGACTTCGGCAGAAAATAA